A region of the Myxococcus stipitatus DSM 14675 genome:
TTCTTGTTCACCAGGTGCAGCTCGAACTGATTGCGCACCCGTCCTTCCTCCACGAGATAGGGCATGCCCTGGAAGCGCAGCAGGTTCGCCTCGAACGGGACCCGCTTCGCGAGGCTCCACACCAGGCCCACCACGGAGGCCAGGAGCAGCGCGCCATACAGCGCCAGCCGAGGGCGCCACATCCGGCGAGGCTTGCCCGCCAGGCCGTTGAGCGAGTCGTAGCGGATGAGCCCGCGCGGACGGCCCACCCGGTCCATCACCTCGTCACACGCGTCGATGCACTGCGCACACGCCAGACACTCCATCTGCAAGCCATTGCGGATGTCGATGCCCGTGGGGCACGCGGTGACACACTTGCGGCAGTCCACGCAGTCGCCCCGCGCGGGGGCTTCCTTCGGGAGCGCCTTCAACAGCCGGCCCCGAGGCTCTCCGCGCCGCACGTCGTAGCCGACGATGAGCGAGTGGTCGTCCTGCATGGCCGACTGGAGCCGCCCATACGGGCACACCACCACGCAGAGCTGCTCACGGAACCACGCGAAGTTGAAGTACAGCGCGCCCGAGACCGCCATGGCCCAGGTGAAGGCCACCGGAGACGCCCCAGGCCCTCCGGCCACCATGGACACCAGCCCTCCCGCGGACACGAAGAGGCTGAGCGCGGCGTGCGCGATGAGCAGCGACACGCCCACGTACGCCCCATGCTTCGCCACCGCGCGAGCCACCCGGCCCGGCGTCCACGGCGCGCCCTCCAGCCGGAGCCGGCGCTCTCGAGGCCCGTCGAAGAAGCGCTCCAGCGGGCGATAGACGCCCTCCAGGAACACCGTCTGGGGACAGGCCCAGCCACACCACACGCGCCCCAGCCAGGCGGTGATGAACAACAGGCCGAACCCCGTGGCGGTAAGCAGGAAGAGCACCCGCCAGAAGTCCTGCGCGTTGTACGTGGCGCCGAAGAGGAAGAAGCGGCGGGCCTCCACGTCCAGGTGAATCGCGGGGCGCCCGCCCACCTGCACCAGGGGCAGCGCGACGTAGAGGGCGATGAGCACCGCGAACGCCACCCGTCGCCAGGTGATGAAGCGTCCCCGGACATCCGAGGGATGAATCGCCCGCCGCGAGCCATCCGCGTTGATGGAGCCGAGCTGGTCGATGCGCGGCGGGCCTTCTTGATGGGGAGCGGTCGCCATGAGCGGGTCCTCGGAGCCTTACGGCTTCTCGGCCTCTCCCTGCGGAGCCTTCCCGCCCGGCGCGTTCGTCCCCTTGAGCGTCAGCACATACGCGGTGACGGCCTTCACCCGCTCCGCGCCCAGCGTCCGCTCCCACGCGGGCATGCCCTTGGCCACCGCGCCGTCGGCCACCACCTTGTGGATGGCCATGGGCGCCGCGCCGTGCAGCCAGAAGCCGTCCGTCAGGTTGGGGCCGATGAGGCCCTGCCCCTGCGCGCCATGGCAGGCGGCGCAGTTGGCCTGGAACACGGCCTTGCCGCTGTCGAGGGACGTCGGGTCCTTCACCAGCTTCAGCAGCAGCTCATCCGACGCGGGCGTGTTGCTGGCCATGCGCTGGGCATGCTCGGCGGACTCGGCCGCGTATTCGCCCAGCTGTCCCGGGCTCAGCTCCGCGACGTGGTACCAGAACCAGTAGCCCGCCCCGAAGACGAGCGTCGTCCAGAGGAGGAACAGCCACCAGTTGGGCAGGTTGTTGTCGTGCTCCTCGATGCCGTCATAGATGTGATGAATCAGCGGCTTGTCGCTACTCATGGCCACCCTCCCCGCGCTCCGACAAAGGCATCCGCGAGAGGCCGTCGTAGTCCTGGCTCCTGCGCGCTCCGAACAGCCACGCGCAGACGCCCAGGAAGACGGCGACGAACAAGACCAGCGCGAAGAGCGGCAGCTCCTCCAGCGTCATCCCCTGGTAGAATTGCTTGTACATCAGCGGCTCCCTCCCTCGACGCCCGCCGCGGACGCGGTGGGTGCGACGTTCGACGGCGGGGGGACGTCCTGCGGCCCTCGGCCCAGGCGCTGGAGATAGGCAATCAGCGCCACCATCTCCGAGTCCCACGCCACCTTCACCCCTTGCTGCGCCAGGTCCGCGGCGATGGCCTCGCCCTGCGTCTTCTGCCGCGCCTCCGCCGAGTCCACGTCGTCGTTGGAGTACGGCACGCCCAGCTTCTGCATCAGCGTCAGCTTCTTCGGCGCGTCCTTCGCGCGGATGCGGTTCGCCGCCAGCCACGGATAGGGCGGCATGTTCGAGCCGGGGCTCGTGGCCCGCGGGTCCATCATGTGCGTGTAGTGCCAGAGGTTCGGATAGCGCCCGCCCACGCGGTGCAGGTCCGGTCCGGTGCGCTTGCTGCCCCACTGGAACGGGTGGTCGTAGATGAACTCCTCCGCGCGGGACACGTCGCCGTAGCGCTGCGTCTCCGCCACGAAGGGTCGGATCATCTGCGAGTGGCACGTGTAGCAACCCTCTCGCACGTAGAGGTCTCGGCCCTGGAGCTCCAGCGGGGAGTACGGCTTCTGCGCCTCGCCGTGCGCGGGCACCGCCTGCTGGATGAGGATGGTGGGCAGCAACTCCGCCACGCCGCCGATGAGGATGGCGATGAGCGTGAGCACGGTGAAGGCCAGGGGACGGCCCTCGATGAGCGCGAACCACGACGGCTTGCCCGCCTCGCGGTCCTTGCGCGTGACAATCCACGCGAACTCACCCAAGGCGACGATGGCGCCCATCAACACCAGCGCGCGCACCGGCTTCGCCCAGCCCAGGAACATCGTCACCGTGAGGATGGCGATGGCGAACACCAGCGGACGGCCGGTGACGACCTGCACCCAGCCCGGCACGGGCCTGCCGGGCACGGGCACCGGAGCGGCGGCTTCCTCCACCACCACCGTCGTCTCCCCGTCGACGGCCTTGCCCGAGCGCGCCGTCTTCCAGAGGTTCCACGCCATCATGCAGAAGCCCACCAGGTACATGGAGCCGCCGACGAAGCGGACGATGTACATGGGCCGGATGGCCAGCAGCGTCTCCACGAAGTTCGGGTAGAGCAGCGTCCCGTCCGCGTTCGTGGCCTGCCACATCAACCCCTGGTTGATGCCGCTGATCCACATGGACACGATGTAGAGGAGGATGCCCACCGTCCCCAGCCAGAAGTGCGCGTCCGCGGCTCGCGTCGAGTGCAGCTTCGTGCCGTACAGCCTGGGCACCAGCCAGTAGAACATGCCGGCCGCCATGAAGCCGTTCCAGCCCAGCGCGCCGCCGTGTACGTGGCCCACAATCCAGTCGGTGTAGTGCCCCAGCGCGCTCACCGCCTTGATGGACAACAGCGGCCCCTCGAAGGTGGCCATGCCGTAGAACGTCACGCCCGCGATGAGGAACTTGAGGACGGGGTCCTCGCGCAGCTTGTGCCACGCGCCCTTCAGCGTGAGCAGGCCGTTGAGCATGCCGCCCCAGGACGGCGCCCACAGCATGACGCTGAACACCATGCCCAACGACTGCGCCCAGTCCGGCAGCGCCGTGTAGAGCAGGTGGTGAGGACCCGCCCAGATGTAGATGAAGACCAGGGCCCAGAAGTGGATGATGGACAGCCGGTACGAATACACCGGCCGCTCCGCCGCCTTGGGCAGGAAGTAATACATGATGCCCAGGATGGGCGTGGTGAGGAAGAAGGCGACGGCGTTGTGGCCGTACCACCACTGCACCAGCGCGTCCTGCACACCCGAGAAGACCGAGTAGCTCTTGAAGCCATCCAGCGGCAGCGCCAGGCTGTTGACGATGTGCAGCACCGCCACCGTGACGATGGTCGCGATGTAGAACCAGATGGCGACGTAGAGGTTCTTCTCGTTGCGCTTCGCCAGCGTCCAGAAGAAGTTGATGGCGAACACCACCCAGATGACGGTGATGGCCAGGTCGATGGGCCACTCCAGCTCCGCGTACTCCTTGGAGGTGGTGATGCCCAACGGCAACGTCACCACCGCCGCGACGATGATGAGCTGCCAGCCCCAGAAGTGGATGTTCGAGAGCAGGTCCGACGCCATGCGCACCTTCAACAGGCGCTGCGTGGAGTAGTAGATGCCCGCGAACATCATGTTGCCCACGAACGCGAAGATGACCGCGTTGGTGTGCAGGGGACGAAGCCGGGAGTACGTCAGATAGGGGATGCCGAGGTTGGCTTGCCACCACGCGAGCTGGCTTGCCACCAACGCTCCCACCGCCATTCCCACGATGCCGAAGACGACGGCCGCGAAGACGAAGCGGCGGACCGTGGTGTCGTCGTAGACGATTCGCTGTTGTTGCACGGAGTCACTCCTGAGAAGTCGAAGGCGACGACGGCCCGTCGGACCGCGCCACGGAAGGGGCGCTGTCGTCCTCGAGCGGAAAGAGCGAGAGCCGGTCGGCCTGCTCATGGTCCCGGTGCCGCATGCTGTAGACGAACAGCAGCACCGAGCTGGCCACGAGCATCAGGCTCACGAAGACCTGGAGCACGAGCACGTTCATGCGGGCACCTCCGTGGGTCGCCCCACCGGTGTCGAATCCCCGTGCGGCGCCCGAGGCTCGGACAGGCTCCACACGGTGAAGAGGACCGTGGCCAGGCTGATGGCGGGCATCGCCACCGCGGCACGCAGCGGCGTCATCCACCCCGCGAGGCACACGGCGACGGCCACGGTGTTGTAGCCGATGGCCAGGTGCAGCAGCCGCCGCACCACCTGATGAAGGTGTCGGGACAGCCGCAGGGCCTCGCGCAGCGAGGAGAGTCCCTCGCCCACCAGGAAGAAGTCGCTCTTGCCCGGCATCACCGGCCGGTCGATGGCGGGCGTCCCCGCGCACAGCGCCCGCTCGAAGGCGAGGCTGTCGTTGACGCCATCCCCCAGATAGAGCGTGTCCGCCGCGCCCAGGCGCGAGACGGCGAAGGCCTTCTCCTCGGGCCGCAGGCCCCCCAGGGCCCGCCCCGCCGGCACGTCGAGCGAGGAGGCCAGCGCCTGCACCCGCGCGGGTGCGTCCCCCGAGATGAGCCACACCTCATGGCCCTCCGCCTGGAGCGCCAGGACCTCGCGCCGGGCATCCGGACGCAGGGCCTCCCGCACCGGGAACGCGGCGACAGGGGCTCCGTCGCGGAAGAGCACGGTGCCGCGAAGCCCGTCGGCGGCGGCACGCTCGGGAGTCGAGACCGCCTCGGTGGGAGTCGTTGCCTCCACGCGCATGCGCCAGTCCGCGCGCCCCAGCCGCCAGCACACACCGCCGCGCACCCACTCCATCCCATGGCCCGGGTGCTCCGTCACACGTGCGTCCGCGTCGAAGCGGGCCCCCTGCCGCGAGAGTGCCTCCGCGAGACAGCGGCTCACGGGGTGGTTGCTCCGCGCGGCCAGGTTGAAGGCGACCTCGCGCGCTTCTCCACCGAGCGACTCCAGGCCCGCGCGGTCCACGAGCTCCATCCGCCCGAGCGTCAGCGTCCCCGTCTTGTCGAACAGCACCCGCCGCACACGAGGCAGCCGGTCCAGCAGGTCCGTCGCCCGGATGAAGAAGCCCTCGCGCCGGAGCCGCGCCTGCACCAGCTCGTACGCCAGCGGCGTGGCAATCCCGATGGCGCACGGACACGTCACCACCAGCAGCGCCACCGCCACCTCGAGCGCCTTGTCGGGCCCCGACGGCCACCACAGCACCAGCCCCAGCGCGGAGACCGCGAGCACCGTCACCACCCAGCGCCGCGACACGGACTCCCAGAAGCGCGTATGCCCCGCGCCTCGGCCCGCGCCGCCTTCCGGAGGACGGCGCAGCAACGCCACCAGCGGCGAGTCCTGGAAGGACTGTCGCGCGAGTGCTCGCACCGCCTCGCGGCCCGCGTTGAAGGCCCCCGCGGGCAGCACCTCTCCCGCCAGGACTTCGCGCTCGTCGGGCTCGCCGGTCATCCAGTCCGTGGAGACGCGCGCATGCCCATCGAGCAGCTCCGCCTCCACCGGCACCAGGTCTCCCGGAGCGATGACCAGCAGGTCCCCTTGCGCCACCTGCGACACCCGCACCGTGTCCAGCCGCGCACCGGTCTGCCGGCGGACGAAGAGGCCCTCCGCGCCATCGTCCTCGAGGAGGAATCGCCGGTTGCGCTCCAGCACCCGCTGCTGAAGCCAGCGGCCCACCAGCATC
Encoded here:
- the ccoG gene encoding cytochrome c oxidase accessory protein CcoG, which encodes MATAPHQEGPPRIDQLGSINADGSRRAIHPSDVRGRFITWRRVAFAVLIALYVALPLVQVGGRPAIHLDVEARRFFLFGATYNAQDFWRVLFLLTATGFGLLFITAWLGRVWCGWACPQTVFLEGVYRPLERFFDGPRERRLRLEGAPWTPGRVARAVAKHGAYVGVSLLIAHAALSLFVSAGGLVSMVAGGPGASPVAFTWAMAVSGALYFNFAWFREQLCVVVCPYGRLQSAMQDDHSLIVGYDVRRGEPRGRLLKALPKEAPARGDCVDCRKCVTACPTGIDIRNGLQMECLACAQCIDACDEVMDRVGRPRGLIRYDSLNGLAGKPRRMWRPRLALYGALLLASVVGLVWSLAKRVPFEANLLRFQGMPYLVEEGRVRNQFELHLVNKNPEPSTFTLTVQAPASVQAVIPQAEVRLASLEDFRVPLFILAPQGETEVPFTFIVEVTDSASREVKRMEARFLGPPSPGR
- a CDS encoding cbb3-type cytochrome c oxidase N-terminal domain-containing protein, which gives rise to MSSDKPLIHHIYDGIEEHDNNLPNWWLFLLWTTLVFGAGYWFWYHVAELSPGQLGEYAAESAEHAQRMASNTPASDELLLKLVKDPTSLDSGKAVFQANCAACHGAQGQGLIGPNLTDGFWLHGAAPMAIHKVVADGAVAKGMPAWERTLGAERVKAVTAYVLTLKGTNAPGGKAPQGEAEKP
- a CDS encoding cbb3-type cytochrome oxidase subunit 3 translates to MYKQFYQGMTLEELPLFALVLFVAVFLGVCAWLFGARRSQDYDGLSRMPLSERGEGGHE
- the ccoN gene encoding cytochrome-c oxidase, cbb3-type subunit I gives rise to the protein MQQQRIVYDDTTVRRFVFAAVVFGIVGMAVGALVASQLAWWQANLGIPYLTYSRLRPLHTNAVIFAFVGNMMFAGIYYSTQRLLKVRMASDLLSNIHFWGWQLIIVAAVVTLPLGITTSKEYAELEWPIDLAITVIWVVFAINFFWTLAKRNEKNLYVAIWFYIATIVTVAVLHIVNSLALPLDGFKSYSVFSGVQDALVQWWYGHNAVAFFLTTPILGIMYYFLPKAAERPVYSYRLSIIHFWALVFIYIWAGPHHLLYTALPDWAQSLGMVFSVMLWAPSWGGMLNGLLTLKGAWHKLREDPVLKFLIAGVTFYGMATFEGPLLSIKAVSALGHYTDWIVGHVHGGALGWNGFMAAGMFYWLVPRLYGTKLHSTRAADAHFWLGTVGILLYIVSMWISGINQGLMWQATNADGTLLYPNFVETLLAIRPMYIVRFVGGSMYLVGFCMMAWNLWKTARSGKAVDGETTVVVEEAAAPVPVPGRPVPGWVQVVTGRPLVFAIAILTVTMFLGWAKPVRALVLMGAIVALGEFAWIVTRKDREAGKPSWFALIEGRPLAFTVLTLIAILIGGVAELLPTILIQQAVPAHGEAQKPYSPLELQGRDLYVREGCYTCHSQMIRPFVAETQRYGDVSRAEEFIYDHPFQWGSKRTGPDLHRVGGRYPNLWHYTHMMDPRATSPGSNMPPYPWLAANRIRAKDAPKKLTLMQKLGVPYSNDDVDSAEARQKTQGEAIAADLAQQGVKVAWDSEMVALIAYLQRLGRGPQDVPPPSNVAPTASAAGVEGGSR
- a CDS encoding heavy metal translocating P-type ATPase — encoded protein: MPDSAQSRPDEAPCLHCGSRVPEGAASREFCCAGCEAVHGLLVSQGLTRYYDLATGGTAPAAEPARGRGLAWLEPLVARAESAPGALCSLELDVQGIHCAACVWLMNELFRRQPGGAGLTVDPALGKARMQWRRGAFDVSGYLRAVEAFGYLFGPSRKRPAPASLDLPIRLGICVALSMNVMLFSVSFYVGLAPEDGDVFGLFTWLSLGLSTLVVAVGGWPFFRSAWQGLRRGVPHLDLPIALGILMVFGTSLVQARSGRGDLAYFDTLNTFVTLMLVGRWLQQRVLERNRRFLLEDDGAEGLFVRRQTGARLDTVRVSQVAQGDLLVIAPGDLVPVEAELLDGHARVSTDWMTGEPDEREVLAGEVLPAGAFNAGREAVRALARQSFQDSPLVALLRRPPEGGAGRGAGHTRFWESVSRRWVVTVLAVSALGLVLWWPSGPDKALEVAVALLVVTCPCAIGIATPLAYELVQARLRREGFFIRATDLLDRLPRVRRVLFDKTGTLTLGRMELVDRAGLESLGGEAREVAFNLAARSNHPVSRCLAEALSRQGARFDADARVTEHPGHGMEWVRGGVCWRLGRADWRMRVEATTPTEAVSTPERAAADGLRGTVLFRDGAPVAAFPVREALRPDARREVLALQAEGHEVWLISGDAPARVQALASSLDVPAGRALGGLRPEEKAFAVSRLGAADTLYLGDGVNDSLAFERALCAGTPAIDRPVMPGKSDFFLVGEGLSSLREALRLSRHLHQVVRRLLHLAIGYNTVAVAVCLAGWMTPLRAAVAMPAISLATVLFTVWSLSEPRAPHGDSTPVGRPTEVPA